The Podospora pseudocomata strain CBS 415.72m chromosome 3, whole genome shotgun sequence genome window below encodes:
- a CDS encoding hypothetical protein (EggNog:ENOG503NYEZ; COG:S), which yields MSQISNDRLGEDPEKQTHADSDQTDPEASTPDRPDTSHDEITGAVPPSKTVAPARQFSTTDAPPTDKIELKEEDAWKELGFCFPTRKKWTILTIIFLVQTSMNFNTSLYSNGIDGISQEFGVSAQAARAGAAVFLITYAFGCELWAPWSEEFGRKPILQLSLGLVNIWCLPVALAPNFASLMVGRALGGLSSAGGSVTLGMIADIFEPNEQQCAVAYIVFSSVGGSILGPIIGGFVEEYLPWRWTIWIQLIFGVFVQLLHLIFVPETRTTILLDRIAQKRRKSGQSPNLYGPNEIEPFWQRFTFKELIWTWVRPFRMFLTEPIVLTLSLLSGFSDALIFMQIQSFVLVYRQWGFSAVDIGLAFVPIGIGYIIAWISFIPAIRRNRKERALRPGDEHAQYESRLWWLLYTAPCLPLGLIIFAWTSGGPPVHWIGTMVGSAIIGIANYSIYMATIDYMICAYGPYSASATGGNGWSRDFLAGVLTVPATPFYTNIGGSKHLEIASTILFCISLFLVCAVYAIYYYGPELRKRSPFAENLASKVTSEDHGTPHRRISGLPSSEIGYSGFRHRHEHGAQHIGATICA from the exons ATGTCGCAAATATCGAATGACCGTCTTGGAGAGGATCCAGAGAAGCAAACCCACGCGGATTCCGACCAAACTGACCCCGAAGCGTCTACTCCAGACCGACCAGATACCAGCCATGACGAGATAACCGGCGCTGTTCCGCCCAGCAAGACAGTCGCACCCGCTCGCCAATTCTCCACAACCGACGCTCCTCCAACAGACAAGATCGAGCtgaaggaggaagatgcaTGGAAAGAGTTGGGATTTTGTTTCCCAACGAGGAAGAAATGgaccatcctcaccatcatttTTCTGGTGCAGACCTCCATGAACTTCAACACCTCGCTTTACTCGAATGGAATCGACGGGATATCGCAGGAGTTTGGGGTCAGCGCCCAGGCAGCTCGTGCTGGAGCTGCAGTTTTCCTCATCACTTACGCCTTCGGGTGCGAGCTTTGGGCACCATGGTCGGAAGAATTCGGACGAAAGCCTATCCTCCAGCTATCCCTCGGGCTGGTCAATATCTGGTGTCTTCCGGTTGCCCTGGCACCAAACTTTGCCTCCCTCATGGTCGGTCGTGCACTAGGAGGTTTATCTTCCGCTGGCGGAAGTGTGACCTTGGGAATGATTGCAGACATCTTCGAACCGAATGAGCAACAGTGCGCCGTCGCCTACATTGTGTTTTCCTCTGTCGGCGGCTCTATCCTGGGGCCTATCATTGGCGGGTTTGTCGAAGAATATCTGCCCTGGAGATGGACCATTTGGATTCAGCTAATCTTCGGCGTGTTTGTTCAACTTCTGCATCTGATCTTTGTGCCAGAAACTAGAACGACCATCCTGCTGGACAGGATTGCTCAGAAACGTCGCAAGTCTGGACAGTCGCCCAACCTCTACGGGCCCAACGAGATCGAGCCTTTCTGGCAGCGCTTTACCTTCAAGGAGCTAATCTGGACATGGGTGCGCCCATTCCGGATGTTTCTTACTGAGCCTATCGTTCTCACGCTGTCCTTGCTCTCTGGATTCTCGGACGCCCTGATCTTCATGCAGATCCAATCATTTGTGCTGGTCTACAGACAATGGGGGTTTTCGGCTGTGGACATCGGGCTGGCGTTTGTTCCTATTGGCATTGGTTACATCATTGCCTGGATCTCGTTTATCCCAGCCATCCGACGAAACAGAAAGGAAAGAGCACTCAGGCCTGGCGATGAACACGCCCAGTATGAAtcgaggttgtggtggcTGCTCTATACGGCACCATGCCTGCCACTTGGTCTAATCATATTTGCCTGGACATCTGGAGGCCCGCCGGTGCACTGGATCGGAACCATGGTCGGATCTGCCATCATTGGCATTGCCAACTACTCCATATACATGGCCACGATTGAT TACATGATCTGCGCGTACGGGCCGTATTCAGCTTCGGCGACGGGCGGGAATGGTTGGTCCCGGGACTTCTTGGCAGGCGTTCTTACAGTACCGGCGACGCCCTTCTACACAAATATCGGAGGTTCGAAACACCTAGAGATTGCGAGCACCATCCTGTTCTGCATCTCGCTTTTCCTTGTCTGCGCCGTCTACGCCATCTACTACTACGGACCAGAGCTCCGGAAACGATCGCCATTTGCAGAGAACTTGGCTTCCAAGGTGACAAGCGAGGACCATGGGACGCCTCATCGTCGTATTTCGGGACTTCCAAGTAGCGAGATAGGATATTCAGGGTTTCGGCATCGACATGAGCACGGGGCTCAACATATCGGCGCAACGATATGTGCATGA
- a CDS encoding hypothetical protein (COG:C; COG:H; EggNog:ENOG503NYYV), protein MPPINNLFRPFFAQNTRLLCKPFSTPRRAEVMTTQVAFAAAAVGIGAYVYMRSGATAAPATSATSASSDTTKPYFSGFGFRTLKLHSSEVVNHNTKKLRFELPDPNQSSGLTLSSALLTVSFPPTNGRWTPVIRPYTPTNPLDEPGFVELTVKLYPDGKQSGYLHSLKPGDIISCLRIPEYVWQPNKHDHVALIAGGAGITPMYQLIQGILANPEDNTKITLVWGVNGDRDIFLMKEFAELQSKYPGRFRAEYVVSQPEAGSTHRKGYVNGKVLEELGLGANEAKNKSIKVMICGPPAMEKALKGGKGPFANKTGVLHELGYKPDQIYTRLKSSPYGTDYPSRLSIKLPCHMPFRLPLKHLPSRYLSTAPEFANRLKTINLEVERKVPCLAIPTLSDPSLWSNPAFISVDPLPFKIFHDVYYDNNDTLSSHGLWVRQRNGVWQAKVNPSVRRGRANTRFEELRIESDIQKAVEAITRVEAQATANFGLNKMADFTTHREGWRVDGDFMVVRDNTSFGWGVVEIELEEQIKCVGGEEVDKKWKERKMEEMDRRIEMFMEKYSWAWGKGQVKGKLSAYLDMTRGIRSGRVR, encoded by the exons ATgccccccatcaacaacctatTCCGGCCCTTTTTTGCCCAAAACACCAGGCTTCTCTGTAAACCCTTCTCGACACCTAGACGCGCCGAAGTAATGACGACCCAGGTCGCTTTCGCAGCCGCCGCTGTTGGCATTGGCGCCTATGTGTACATGAGAAGCGGTGCCACTGCAGCTCCCGCCACGTCGGCCACGAGTGCCAGCAGCGACACCACAAAGCCATACTTCAGCGGCTTCGGATTCCGCACCCTCAAGCTGCACAGCTCCGAGGTcgtcaaccacaacaccaagaagctCCGCTTTGAGCTTCCAGATCCGAATCAGTCGAGCGGCCTCACCCTCAGCTCCGCTCTCTTGACTGTCTCTTTTCCCCCTACGAACGGCCGGTGGACTCCCGTGATCCGGCCTTacacacccaccaaccctctgGACGAGCCCGGGTTTGTCGAGTTGACGGTCAAGCTCTACCCCGACGGAAAACAAAGCGGATACCTGCACTCCCTCAAGCCTGGCGACATCATCTCCTGCCTTCGGATACCCGAATATGTCTGGCAGCCCAACAAGCACGATCATGTCGCTCTGATTGCCGGTGGAGCTGGCATCACGCCCATGTACCAGCTCATCCAGGGCATCTTGGCCAACCCCGAGGACAATACCAAGATCACTCTTGTGTGGGGTGTTAACGGTGACAGGGATATATTCCTCATGAAGGAGTTTGCCGAACTGCAGTCAAAGTACCCAGGGAGATTTAGAGCCGAGTATGTTGTTTCCCAGCCAGAGGCCGGCTCGACGCATCGCAAGGGATATGTGAACGGGAAAGTACTTGAGGAACTCGGACTGGGCGCCAATGAGGCGAAGAACAAGAGCATCAAGGTCATGATTTGTGGGCCGCCGGCGATGGAAAAGGCATTGAAGGGGGGCAAAGGCCCATTTGCCAACAAAACTGGCGTTCTCCACGAGCTGGGCTACAAGCCTGATCAGATTTACA CCCGCTTGAAATCTTCACCATACGGCACCGATTATCCATCACGACTATCCATCAAACTGCCGTGCCACATGCCTTTTCGACTTCCCCTCAAGCATCTTCCCTCGCGATACCTTTCCACCGCTCCCGAATTTGCCAACCGCCTCAAGACCATCAACCTAGAAGTCGAACGGAAAGTCCCATGCCTCGCCATTCCCACTCTGAGCGACCCTTCGCTCTGGTCCAACCCCGCCTTCATTTCTGTTGATCCTCTTCCGTTCAAAATCTTCCACGATGTTTACTACGACAACAATGATACCTTGAGCTCCCACGGTCTCTGGGTTCGGCAGAGAAATGGTGTGTGGCAGGCCAAGGTCAACCCATCAGTCAGGAGAGGACGGGCAAACACAAGATTCGAAGAGTTACGGATAGAATCTGATATCCAAAAGGCTGTCGAGGCTATCACCAGAGTGGAGGCGCAAGCCACAGCCAATTTCGGGCTGAACAAGATGGCTGACTTTACAACCCACCGAGAAGGGTGGAGAGTGGATGGCGACTTTATGGTTGTGAGAGACAATACTAGCTTCGGGTGGGGCGTCGTTGAAATTGAGCTGGAGGAACAGATAAAGTGtgtggggggagaggaagtcgATAAGaagtggaaggagaggaagatggaggagatggataGGAGAATCGAGATGTTCATGGAGAAGTATAGTTGGGCATGGGGTAAAGGGCAGGTGAAGGGGAAGCTGAGTGCTTACTTGGACATGACGAGGGGGATCAGAAGTGGAAGGGTGAGGTAG
- a CDS encoding hypothetical protein (EggNog:ENOG503P8ED) yields the protein MVEMVDHLSLQQLPDALQEDLEPSKKDPDNACWTCTPPDTVTDPDSGSVPLSVDKVPVAIPVRFHHPLLPLMSQPPDPHSIVISPIRPLANETVEEILNLFTHAIGFYHLINHPAEDFDYQEELHKYPTEFGGLKVSFIRESFYPTAGRAESTLVHLTGGSSTTTIGRQPSTANQPAATDVSLTLSFKAVFGSTVRISSSESKSKDRLEGKLDVLVIPEADQIKIYITVSTHTLAMTAVTAKSGAATPDWASNIRIASAKHGHELGKVTRVFDPSPQQTFPSAFTHDVSLVDTIGWTALKPAANSPKPKLSLQWLSQDEWSGTKYYSSKLALLDDSLTEDEAKSIGVIDSRCQVHRSSIEFGQPGNTRVFGQNGTPVCVVEDMPDKTGKIAKVAGFSSFVQVASDVQRYDLEGEKLYKRLEEGRVAFYGAFQVPPELSCGYRIA from the exons ATGGTAGAGATGGTGGACCACTTGAGTCTACAGCAGCTGCCGGATGCACTGCAAGAAGATCTTGAGCCTAGCAAAAAGGACCCCGATAACGCCTGCTGGACATGCACACCTCCAGATACTGTAACTGACCCCGACTCGGGGTCAGTACCCCTGTCCGTGGACAAGGTTCCCGTCGCCATCCCAGTTCGGTTCCATCATCCGCTTTTACCCCTGATGTCTCAACCTCCAGATCCGCATTCCATCGTCATCTCACCAATCAGGCCGCTGGCAAATGAGACCGTCGAGGAGATTCTAAACTTGTTCACCCACGCTATTGGCTTTTatcatctcatcaaccaccctgCAG AGGACTTTGACTACCAGGAGGAGCTGCACAAGTACCCTACTGAGTTTGGGGGACTCAAAGTCAGCTTCATCCGAGAGTCTTTCTACCCAACTGCTGGCAGAGCAGAGTCAACACTAGTACACCTGACAGGGGGATCTTCAACAACTACAATCGGACGACAGCCATCCACAGCCAACCAACCTGCCGCAACCGATGTG TCTCTGACACTGTCCTTCAAAGCGGTGTTTGGGAGTACTGTACGGATTTCTTCCAGTGAAAGCAAATCCAAAGACCGGCTTGAAGGGAAGCTTGATGTCCTTGTGATTCCCGAAGCAGACCAGATTAAAATATACATCACCGTATCAACTCATACACTTGCCATGACGGCGGTAACGGCCAAATCAGGTGCAGCAACACCTGATTGGGCCTCCAACATCCGAATTGCTTCTGCAAAACACGGTCATGAG CTGGGGAAAGTTACAAGGGTCTTTgacccttctcctcagcaaACCTTCCCCTCGGCCTTCACCCACGATGTCAGCTTGGTGGATACCATCGGCTGGACTGCATTGAAACCAGCAGCTAACTCACCCAAGCCGAAGTTGTCACTCCAATGGCTGTCACAAGACGAATGGTCAGGAACCAAGTACTACTCAAGCAAGCTCGCTCTCTTGGACGACAGCTTGACTGAAGATGAAGCCAAGAGCATTGGAGTAATAGATAGTCGATGTCAGGTAC ATCGATCTTCTATCGAGTTCGGGCAACCTGGCAACACTAGAGTGTTTGGTCAAAACGGAACACCAGTTTGTGTGGTAGAGGACATGCCAGACAAGACCGGCAAAATAGCCAAGGTGGCTGGGTTTTCTTCCTTTGTGCAGGTGGCATCTGACGTGCAAAGATATGATCTTGAGGGTGAAAAGCTGTACAAGAGGCTGGAAGAGGGCCGAGTGGCGTTCTATGGGGCATTTCAGGTTCCGCCAGAGCTGAGTTGTGGATATCGGATTGCATGA
- a CDS encoding hypothetical protein (EggNog:ENOG503NV0E), producing the protein MASHTPQYGQQQSTNADYHGLQQQDPTLSDPIAPTPGMTSSPSSPPLPRRVTFFQRTGRNGSQAGIGLGINQQGGTTDYGRVRQASPFGSPPYDETKTPHGLHQNEYYAGIPDTPGFYSQYQNRDLSPDGPEKPPLRPPRWSWSWLNAPWVMYAALFLGIVFAGSHHAFYVSLNGKPADDQLKMMRFGGFLSYASKASLFTAVFFAYRQQVWVTVRRRHLRLKTVDGIFAISQDLTGLFNTEIWRKSKVVIFLAVIMWLFPLVVILTPSSLTVELREEAKQAECSTVRTLNFDTERKKNWRLADRLYGYPGFSLSLWNCTLTNSSEVFEPYNQTFYDYWDGISQPADLVTKQTAYSGNVVPRENVALDTCGRGWNCSYVVTFEAPGYKCDELGRGLNMDNKALRDRGAPFDSSDLIPKGDYAYIADVMSGEYARPQVDTLEGGVPVKKPFPRHLGALRTEPILWIGHSVRTRPNDALPPSKKDNADFQSGYEPVIFRCEHYVTRYTVQFNHTFSSQSTKVIQKEHLKPIIDTKLETANSTLSDGTYDTTTAQPNNNYILPYPDYELYRLSAAYHSLGLGFRQFLKGKIHYIPFPNPTTDATQTRLIDKATFLAVPNLMDAVQEFYENITLSLLSNPQFMIVSWAAEPQTRSGVTASESPEDDTSPKYPCVKTRIANSYLYVQRDLWIAYSIAILATIICVGLGTAALAQNNYHVRDVKVSSVIAATRAPCLEELPWKTSKWGEVPWEIKETRLGYGVISDRESVGTPRIGTGLSNRPTTANSTGASTVGNGRVYYGFAPPEVLERTRRETFGPERGRPKSSPFSFKIWEHS; encoded by the exons ATGGCCTCTCACACACCTCAATACGGTCAGCAGCAATCGACAAATGCCGACTATCATggcctccaacaacaagaccctACCTTGTCAGACCCTATTGCGCCGACTCCCGGAAtgacctcttccccatcatcccctccgCTTCCTCGACGTGTAACCTTTTTCCAGAGAACAGGAAGGAATGGGTCGCAAGCAGGCATTGGGCTGGGTATAAATCAACAAGGCGGGACAACAGACTACGGCCGAGTTCGACAAGCCTCCCCTTTTGGCAGTCCCCCATATGATGAGACCAAAACACCCCATGGTCTTCACCAAAACGAGTATTACGCCGGAATACCCGACACGCCCGGCTTCTATTCTCAATATCAGAACAGAGACCTGTCCCCGGATGGCCCAGAAAAGCCACCGCTACGACCACCACGTTGGTCATGGAGCTGGCTCAACGCACCATGGGTGATGTATGCCGCCTTGTTTCTTGGCATCGTCTTTGCAGGCTCCCATCATGCCTTCTACGTCAGCTTGAACGGGAAGCCAGCGGATGACcagttgaagatgatgaggttcGGCGGCTTCCTTTCGTATGCCTCTAAAGCATCCCTCTTCACTGCCGTTTTCTTTGCGTACCGGCAACAGGTCTGGGTAACAGTGAGAAGGCGCCATTTGAGGCTCAAGACCGTCGACGGAATCTTCGCCATCAGCCAAGACTTGACAGGCTTGTTCAACACCGAGATCTGGAGGAAAAGCAAGGTGGTGATTTTCCTTGCCGTTATTATGTG GCTGTTTcccctcgtcgtcatcttgactccttcctctctcacTGTCGAGCttcgagaagaagcaaagcaGGCCGAGTGTAGCACTGTGCGGACACTCAATTTCGACACCGAACGCAAAAAGAACTGGCGGCTGGCTGATCGACTCTATGGCTACCCCGGTTTCTCGCTCTCGCTTTGGAATTGCACACTGACCAACTCGTCGGAGGTCTTCGAGCCCTACAACCAGACTTTCTACGACTACTGGGATGGCATTAGCCAGCCTGCTGATTTGGTGACTAAGCAAACCGCCTACTCCGGAAATGTCGTGCCTCGAGAAAATGTGGCTCTTGACACTTgcggaagggggtggaaTTGCAGCTATGTTGTCACCTTTGAGGCACCAGGTTACAAGTGTGATGAACTAGGTCGAGGCCTGAATATGGATAACAAAGCCCTTCGAGATCGAGGAGCACCTTTTGATTCCTCTGATCTGATCCCAAAAGGAGATTATGCCTACATTGCCGATGTTATGTCTGGCGAATACGCCAGACCGCAGGTTGACACATTGGAAGGGGGCGTGCCCGTTAAGAAGCCATTTCCGAGACATTTGGGTGCCCTCCGCACAGAGCCTATCCTTTGGATAGGGCACTCGGTTCGCACAAGGCCAAACGACGCTCTGCCGCCATCCAAAAAGGACAACGCTGATTTCCAGTCGGGGTACGAACCAGTCATATTTCGATGTGAACACTACGTAACCCGGTATACTGTTCAGTTTAATCATACTTTCTCCTCCCAGTCGACTAAAGTCATTCAAAAAGAGCACTTGAAGCCCATCATCGATACCAAACTGGAGACTGCTAACAGCACTCTTTCGGATGGCACCTATGACACTACGACTGCCCAGCCAAATAACAATTATATTCTTCCCTATCCGGACTACGAGCTCTACCGGCTATCAGCCGCGTACCATTCCCTAGGTCTGGGTTTTCGGCAGTTTCTAAAAGGCAAGATTCATTACATCCCGTTCCCGAATCCGACCACCGACGCTACCCAGACTCGGCTCATCGACAAGGCTACTTTTCTCGCCGTTCCGAACCTCATGGACGCTGTTCAGGAGTTTTACGAGAACATCACCCTCTCGCTGCTCTCCAACCCACAATTCATGATAGTATCATGGGCTGCGGAACCCCAGACCCGCTCCGGCGTGACAGCTTCCGAATCACCTGAAGACGACACCAGTCCGAAATACCCCTGCGTGAAAACCCGCATCGCAAACTCGTACCTGTATGTCCAGCGCGATCTGTGGATAGCCTATTCGATTGCCATCTTGGCTACCATCATCTGCGTCGGCTTGGGAACCGCGGCCCTGGCGCAGAACAACTACCATGTCAGGGATGTCAAAGTCTCCTCTGTTATAGCAGCGACCAGAGCCCCTTGCCTGGAGGAACTTCCGTGGAAGACAAGCAAATGGGGCGAGGTGCCGtgggagatcaaggagaccAGGCTGGGGTATGGGGTTATCTCTGATCGGGAGAGCGTCGGCACGCCACGGATTGGGACAGGGTTGTCGAACAGGCCAACTACGGCCAATTCGACCGGGGCCTCAACTgttgggaatgggagggTGTATTATGGGTTTGCGCCGCCAGAGGTGCTTGAGAGGACGAGAAGAGAAACGTTTGGCCCTGAAAGGGGGAGGCCGAAGAGTAGCCCATTTTCGTTCAAGATTTGGGAGCATTCTTAG
- a CDS encoding hypothetical protein (EggNog:ENOG503P60N) gives MPRQLPWKINRDGQTSVEARQSPNPTSTRSPAPSNRPSRPSTAASNPRSSHERFNAPRPSAGRRGRSPSTSPPPEPPSEELMIEGVDHDDRYRMVEDEFLAVAGEFTRHLHAAEYQRLKGLARSQNADTISNISRPVTGEMTEMVKRRHAALNIASKQRKGITQLKGLSPQTTSDTDDEEAPSRKQPNPNSLQGLMDSPRKQAVPLTSVSSLFQGSSLRETSPSSGRMAPPGLRRAESTFSVPVKREPTPDSDDLDSQAPWPIRRASAQPSIKREMTAAQETSFADFPAPQPRARSRAATIEPSRAMSRPPEQSQRQATQDTKQEDDDDANDFLSRIRARRLEQRRRRESRAQPGIKSETQEAALDDIPFV, from the exons ATGCCTCGTCAACTCCCGTGGAAGATCAATCGAGATGGACAGACATCAGTGGAAGCCAGACAGAgtcccaacccaacatcaacTCGCAGTCCGGCTCCTTCCAATCGCCCCTCAAGGCCTTCGACAGCCGCGTCAAACCCGAGATCGTCACATGAAAGATTCAACGCTCCTAGACCCAGCGCTGGTCGCAGAGGTCGTTCACCCTCAACATCGCCACCGCCAGAACCGCCAAGTGAGGA GCTCATGATTGAAGGTGTCGACCATGACGACCGTTATCGCATGGTAGAGGATGAATTCCTCGCAGTTGCTGGCGAGTTTACACGCCATCTTCACGCGGCAGAATACCAGCGTCTGAAAGGCCTCGCCAGATCCCAGAATGCTGATACCATCTCGAACATCTCACGCCCCGTCACTGGCGAGATGACCGAAATGGTCAAGCGCCGCCATGCTGCGCTCAACATTGCATCGAAACAACGAAAGGGAATCACTCAGCTGAAGGGACTATCCCCTCAGACAACAAGTGATaccgatgatgaggaagcaCCGTCACGAAAGCAGCCGAATCCGAATTCCCTCCAGGGACTAATGGACAGCCCGCGTAAGCAAGCTGTACCGCTGACTTCGGTTTCATCCCTGTTCCAGGGCTCAAGCCTCCGGGAAACAAGCCCTTCAAGTGGACGCATGGCTCCTCCTGGTTTGAGGAGGGCAGAGTCAACCTTCTCGGTCCCGGTCAAGCGAGAGCCAACCCCAGACTCTGATGATCTAGACAGCCAAGCACCTTGGCCAATCAGGCGAGCGTCGGCACAGCCATCCATCAAGCGCGAAATGACAGCAGCTCAGGAAACATCATTCGCTGACTTTCCTGCTCCGCAGCCCAGAGCAAGATCCCGCGCTGCTACCATTGAGCCATCAAGAGCAATGTCACGTCCGCCAGAGCAGTCTCAAAGACAGGCAACTCAAGATACAAAGcaagaggacgacgacgacgccaacGATTTTCTTTCTCGTATTCGTGCTAGAAGACTAGAACAAAGACGGCGCCGAGAATCCAGAGCACAGCCAGGAATCAAATCCGAAACTCAGGAAGCAGCCCTTGACGATATTCCATTTGTCTGA
- a CDS encoding hypothetical protein (EggNog:ENOG503NTVZ; COG:E): protein MAPSAVETETTTVPNIGNLKLNATTGPYKEIATTKFDKDAEAGLKGHKAAKYPHYLPTWNPNDKYPPLQPFEHYEHGKDADPSFPNLLPESTAVTHLTPTIGTEVKGIQLSTLSDAGKDELARFVAERKVVAFRDQDFRDLSIEQALEFGGYFGRHHIHPTSGAPEGYPEIHLVHRGAGDNSVDKFFANRTSSVAWHSDVSYEAQPPGTTFLYIFDKPESGGDTLFVNAAEAYNRLSPAFQERLHGLKATHSAHEQANASALRGGIVRREPVIHEHPIIRTHPVTGEKAIYVNPQFTRDIVGLKKEESDVLLKFLYDHLAYGADFQARVKWEEGTVVVWDNRVTQHSALIDWKNAQRRHLARLTPQAERPFETPYKG, encoded by the exons ATGGCCCCCTCCGCTGTGGAAACTGAGACCACCACGGTCCCCAACATCGGCAATTTGAAGCTCAACGCCACCACGGGTCCGTACAAGGAGATTGCCACAACCAAGTTCGATAAGGATGCTGAAGCCGGCCTGAAGGGCCACAAAGCCGCCAAG TACCCGCACTACCTCCCAACTTGGAACCCCAACGACAAGTACCCCCCACTCCAGCCGTTTGAGCATTACGAGCACGGCAAGGACGCGGACCCAtccttccccaaccttcTCCCTGAGAGCACAGCCGtcacccacctcaccccAACCATTGGCACCGAAGTCAAGGGCATCCAGCTCTCCACCCTCAGCGACGCCGGCAAAGACGAGCTCGCCCGCTTCGTTGCCGAGCGCAAGGTCGTCGCCTTCCGCGACCAAGACTTCCGCGATCTGTCCATCGAGCAAGCCCTCGAGTTCGGCGGTTATTTCGGCAgacaccacatccaccccaCCAGCGGCGCGCCAGAAGGCTACCCCGAGATCCACCTCGTCCACCGCGGCGCAGGCGACAACTCAGTCGACAAGTTCTTCGCCAACCGCACCTCGTCCGTAGCCTGGCACTCCGACGTCTCCTACGAGGCCCAGCCTCCTGGAACCACCTTCCTGTACATTTTCGACAAGCCCGAATCTGGTGGCGATACCCTCTTCGTCAACGCCGCCGAGGCCTACAACCGTCTTTCGCCTGCCTTCCAGGAGCGTCTTCACGGCCTCAAGGCCACCCACTCTGCCCACGAGCAGGCCAATGCTTCGGCCTTGAGGGGCGGCATCGTCCGTCGCGAGCCCGTGATCCACGAGCACCCCATTATCAGAACCCACCCCGTCACAGGCGAGAAGGCCATCTACGTCAATCCTCAGT TCACCCGTGACATCGTCGgcctcaagaaggaggagtccGACGTCCTCCTCAAGTTCCTCTACGACCATCTCGCCTACGGCGCCGACTTCCAAGCCCGTGTCAAGTGGGAGGAAGGCACCGTTGTCGTTTGGGACAACAGAGTTACCCAGCACTCGGCGCTGATCGACTGGAAGAATGCCCAGCGGAGACATCTGGCGAGACTAACGCCCCAGGCGGAAAGGCCGTTTGAGACTCCTTATAAGGGTTGA